In Nitrospira sp. MA-1, one genomic interval encodes:
- the nuoK gene encoding NADH-quinone oxidoreductase subunit NuoK — MIPLSAYVALSAILFMTGLVGVLIRRNFIVVLMSVEIMLNAANINLVAFSHYLHSMSGQMAALFIIAVAAAEAAVGLAIIIVVFRGKMATNVDQINILKW, encoded by the coding sequence GCACTCAGCGCAATTTTGTTTATGACCGGACTCGTCGGCGTCCTGATCCGGAGGAATTTCATTGTCGTCCTGATGTCCGTGGAGATTATGTTGAACGCTGCCAATATCAATTTGGTGGCTTTTTCTCATTACCTTCATTCCATGTCAGGGCAAATGGCCGCACTCTTTATCATTGCCGTGGCCGCAGCGGAAGCCGCGGTAGGATTAGCGATTATCATTGTGGTGTTTCGTGGAAAAATGGCCACGAACGTCGATCAAATTAATATTTTGAAGTGGTAA